Within Pseudomonas cichorii, the genomic segment TGCTCAACGGGGTGACCGCCGCCCACCAGACCTCCACAGCCATCGATCTGGCGGTGCTGGGCGTCACGGCCCATGAAATCCCGCCGGAGCGCCTGCGTCAGCACATATGGGATCTGGAGAACCTGGGCTGCAAGGTGCTGGTGTTGTGCCCGACCACCGAGCAGGCGCTGTTCCAGTTGTCGGTACCGGATGTCTATAACCAGTTGCAGGCCAAACCTGCCTGCACCCGCAAACTGCAGAAAGCCCTGTCGGAACTGATTGCGCCCAAAGTGGTGCGCACCGACGTTGTCCAGCCATTGGCCAGTCGTCCGCCAAAAGTCCTGTGCGTGGACGACAACCCCGCCAACCTGTTGCTGGTCCAGACCCTGCTCGAAGACATGGGCGCGCTGGTCGTTGCGGTCGACAGTGGCTATGCGGCGCTGCATTGCGTGCAGACCGAAACCTTCGACCTGGTACTGATGGATGTGCAGATGCCCGGCATGGATGGACGTCAGGCTACTGAAGCGATTCGAGTCTGGGAACTGGAGCGCCAGTGTACGTCCCTGCCCATCGTCGCCCTCACCGCCCATGCCATGGCCAATGAAAAGCGCTCCCTGCTGCAAAGCGGCATGGACGATTACCTGACCAAGCCCATCAGCGAGCGACAACTGGCTCAGGTGGTACTCAAGTGGACAGGCCTGGCCTTGCGCACGCCGCTGCCGGAACGTCCGTCCGATACCCAGCAGAGCCATGCCGGCCCGCTGGTGCTCGATCACGAAGAAGGTTTGCGTCTGGCTGCCGGCAAACCCGATCTGGCGACCGACATGCTGGCCATGCTGCTGGCATCGCTGGATGCAGACCGCGAAGCCATCCGTCTGGCACGAGCCGCCGAAGACATTCAGGGCCTGATCGAACGCGTCCATCGCCTGCACGGCGCCACACGCTACTGCGGCGTACCGCAACTGCGCGCAGCCTGCCAACGTGCCGAAACCCTGCTCAAACAGGATTCGCCAGAGGCTATCGAGGCGCTGGACGATCTGGATAAAGCCATTACCCGGCTGGCCGTTGAGGCACGTGTCACGGCCTGAAGCCGAGCCTGTTCGCGGATGAATCCGCTCCTACGCCACACGCGGCAGGAGTGAATTCATTCGCGAAAAGCCCAACTCCTCAAGGAAGACCACACCCATGCGCACCCTGATTTTCAGCAGCCAGACCTACGACCGGGAAAGCTTCCTGGCAGCCCAGGCAACCGATGGCCTGGAACTGCATTTCCAGCCAGCTCGCCTGACCCTGGAAACCGCCACGCTGGCCCATGACTACCCGGTGGTCTGCGCCTTTATCAATGACGACCTCAGCGCCCCGGTACTGGAGCGTCTGGCAGCCGGTGGCACCAAGCTGATTGCGCTGCGCTCGGCGGGTTACAACCATGTGGACCTGCAAGCCGCTCAGCGACTGGGCATCGCCGTAGTCCGGGTTCCGGCGTATTCACCCCATGCCGTAGCCGAGCACGCCGTGGCCTTGATCCTGGCCCTCAACCGCCATCTGAATCGCGCCTACAACCGCACCCGCGAAGGCGACTTCAGCCTGCATGGCCTGACCGGTTTCGATCTGGTGGGCAAGACCGTAGGCGTGATCGGCACCGGGCAGATCGGCGCAACCTTCGCGAAGATCATGTCGGGGTTTGGCTGCAAGCTGCTGGCTTACGATCCCTACCCGAACCCGGAAGTCCAGGCCCTGGGCGCCGAATACCTGAGCCTGCCCGCCCTGCTTGAACAGGCGCAGATCATCAGCCTGCATTGCCCGCTCACCGAGCAGACCCGCCACATGATCAACCGGCAATCACTGGCCACCCTGCAACGCGGCGCCATGCTCATCAATACCGGCCGGGGCGCCCTGGTGGAAACACCTGCATTGATCGACGCCCTCAAGACCGGGCAACTGGGGTACCTGGGGCTGGATGTCTATGAAGAGGAAGCGCAACTGTTCTTCGCCGACCGCTCGGACCTGCCCTTGCAGGACGACGTGCTGGCGCGCCTGCTGACCTTCCCCAATGTCATCATCACCGCGCATCAGGCATTTCTGACTCAGGAAGCCCTGGGCGCCATTGCCCGTACAACCCTGGATAATATTGCAGCGTGGAATGCAGGTACTCCGCAAAACCGGGTAGAAGCCCAAGCGTGATAAGATACGCGCAATTTGGAGGACCCATGGTCGAACACGATTTCCGCTACAGCATGCTCAACCCGCAACACACTCTCACCGAGTGCCGTACGCTGGGCCCCGGGCGTTATCAAGTCACCGGTAACGGCGGCTCGATCCACAACAATGACCAGTTACTGGTGACCATCAAGGGCAGCAAAAGCCTTTATATGCGTCTGTCGGTGGAGAAAGTCCGGCACCTCATCAACCCGCCCGGCCAATGGGTCGCAGTGGCCAATGGCCCGGTGTTCGACGAGTTGGCGATCCACCAGTGGAAGGTCAATTGCGACAGTTGCTCTGCCGAGCTGGACTTCGAGTTCATGGTCGAGAGCAAGCTTGGCACCAAGGCCCAGAAACCCGCCGCCGTTGCACGCATTGCCGAGCTGGGCTGGAAGACCGAAGGTGAAAAACACACATGCAGAAAGTGTCAGGAGAAAGCGGCATGAAACACCTGGCTGTACTGAGCCTGATCGGTAGTGCCCTGCTGGCAGGCTGTGCGACTGAGCCCAAACCCATCGAACAGGATCAGAGCTATGTGCTGGAGTGGATCGGCGAACGTCCGCTGATCGACAGCAGCCGCCTGACCATGACCCTGGGCGCCGATGGCCGCGCCTACGGCAACGCAGGCTGCAACCACTGGTTCGCGCCCTACACCCTCAAGGGCCAGACCATCAGCTTCGGCCCCATCGGCAACACACGCAAAATGTGCGTACCGCCCTTGATGGAACAGGAGCAGCGTTTCTTGAAAGAACTGAGCAAGGTGCAGCGCTGGGATATTTCGCCCATCGAGCAATTGCGCCTGTGGCCAGCCGAAGGCAAGCCATTGCGGTTCTGGCCTGAAGACTGATCAAGCCACACCCTGTGGCCTGTGGGGGCGAATGAATTCGCTCCCACTTCAGCCCTCGCCGCGCAATGCCTTCAACTTGTCCGTCACGCCCTGTGCGCTCTGCTCACCGAGCAACTGCGCACGCATCTTGCCTTTGTCGTCGATGATGTAGGTCACCGGAAGTGCTTCGGAAGGTGGCAGGTTGTAGCGCTCGGCAGGGTCCTGGGCCAGGACGGTGAATTTGATGCCCAAGGCATTGGAAGCATTTTTCAGGTCGTCGCCCTGCAGGTTGTCGAAATTGACACCCAGCACGCTGACCTTCTTGTCCTTGAGTTCCTCGGACAAGTGATTGAACTCGGGAATCTCGGTACGGCACGGGCCACACCACTCCGCCCAGTAGTTAATCACCAGCCAATGGTTGTCGATGCGTTCGCTGGACACCTTCTGGCCGTTCTGGTCCACGCCCAGGTCCGCGCCACAACCGCTCAACAGCAAACTGCCAACAAACATCGCTACCGCTGCCAATCGCCTCGCCATCTGTGCTTCCTTCCTCGACTTTCTCTATAAACGGTTCACCGATATGCGCCTGATCATGTCGACCCGCGCCGTCGCGCAGGTAGAATACGCGCCACTCTAGGCAAGATGCGACCTGCAAATGACTGATCTGACGCTTTATCACAACCCGCGCTGCTCGAAATCCCGCGGCGCGCTGGAACTGCTGCAGGCCCGCGGCCTGACTCCGGACATCGTTCTGTATCTTGAAACCCCACCGGACGCCGCACAATTGCACGACCTGCTGGGCAAACTGGGCATTGGCCCACGGCAATTGCTGCGCAGTGGCGAAGATGACTACAAGGCCCTGAACCTGGCAGACCCGAGCCTGAGCGACGAGCAACTGATCGCTGCCATGGCTTCGCACCCCAAACTCATTGAGCGGCCGATCCTGGTCGCAGGTGACAAGGCGGTTATCGGTCGTCCTCCAGAAAACATACTGGAGCTATTGCCATGAGCGATGCCTACATTCTGGTTCTGTTCTACAGCCGCAACGGCTCCACCAGCGAGATGGCCCGCCAGATCGCTCGCGGCATCGAAATGGGCGGCATGGAAGCACGCTTGCGCACCGTGCCCGCCGTTTCCGCCGACTGCGAAGCCACCGCGCCGCAGATCCCGGAAAACGGTGCGCTGTACGCCACGCTGGACGACCTGAAGAACTGCTCAGGCCTGGCACTGGGCAGCCCGACCCGTTTCGGCAACATGGCCGCGCCACTCAAGTACTTTCTGGACGGCACCAGCAACCTCTGGCTGACCGGTGCTCTGGTGGGCAAACCGGCCAGTGTGTTCACTTCCACCGCCAGCCTGCATGGCGGCCAGGAAACCACACTGATGTCGATGCTGCTGCCATTGCTGCACCACGGCATGCTGGTGATGGGCCTGCCTTACAGCGAAGCCGCCTTGCTGGAAACCACCGGCGGCGGCACGCCGTATGGCGCCAGCCACCATGCCGGAGCTGACGGCAAACGGCCGCTGGATCGCCATGAAACCGAACTGTGCCGCGCCCTTGGCCAGCGTCTGGCAAAAACCGCGTCGCAACTGGAGACCCCGCGTGGCTAAAAAGCCCAAAGTGCTGCCGCCCAGGGAATGGCTGGAGCCACGGGTACGCATCAGCCGGGCCGCGAGCCTGATCTGCTTTCTGGGCATGATCGCCCTGCTGTCGGTGTATTACCTGTTCATCGCCGACCTGCATGGCGCACGCCCCGGCGTGATTCTGGCCATCGAGCTGTTGCCCTTGCTGTTGCTGGCACCCGGCATGCTGCTGGGTAAAACACGAGGGCACTCCTGGACCTGTTTTGTCATCAACCTGTATTTCATCAAAGGCGCCCTGGCGGCCTTCGACCCGAACCGCTGGCTGTTCGGCGTGCTGGAAATGCTGGCCAGTGTGGCGGTATTCATCAGTGCGTTGCTGTATGTTCGCTGGCGTTCACAGCTTGATCGAACCCCGTAGGAGAGAATCGGGCGGCGCTCCGCTTATTCGCGAAGGCTGATATTCGCGAATGAATTCGCTTCTACGATATGCCCACTTATTTAATGGAGAACCGATGCACGATTACAAATGGCTGAACGAATACTGCCTGAACCGTTTCGGCTCCGCCAAGGCTCTTGAGGCGCTGCTGCCGGTGCCGCATACGCCGAAGCAACTGATGGCTTTCGGCGATGATCGCTATCTGTCGACCATGGCCTTGCGGGTATTTCGTGCCGGCTTGAAACACAGTCTGGTGGATGCCAAGTGGCCTGCGTTCGAGGAGGTGTTCTTTGGTTTCGATCCGGAAAAGGTCGTGCTGATGGGGGCCGACCATCTGGAGCGGCTGATGCAGGACACCCGCATCATTCGTCACCTGGGCAAACTCAAGAGCGTGCCGCGCAATGCGCAACTGATTCTGGATATCGCCCAGGAACACGGCAGCTTCGCCAGTTTCATCGCCCAGTGGCCGGTCGATGACATCACCGGCCTGTGGCAATACCTGGCAAAGCACGGTAATCAGATGGGTGGGCTTTCAGCGCCGCGCTTCCTGCGCATGGTGGGCAAGGACACTTTTATCCCGAGCCAGGATGTAGTGGCTGCCCTGAACGCGCAGAACATCGTCGATAGAGTACCGACCAGCAAGCGCGATCAGGCCATCGTGCAGGATGTCTTCAATCAGTGGCATGCCCAGAGCGGGCGTCCGATGTGCCAGCTCTCGGCGATGCTGGCCTTCACCGTCAACCACTGATTGCCGGTCAGATATTCACCACATTGACAAACCGCGAAGCTGCGGTTTCGTCCATGCGCAGGCTGGTGAAGTCGAACAGGTTGCGGTCGGCCAGTTGCGACGGGTGAACGTTCTGCAAGGCGCGGAAGATGCTTTCGGTCCGGCCGGGCGTTTTGCGCTCCCACTCGATGAGCATTTCCTTGACCACCTGACGCTGCAGGTTTTCCTGGGAGCCGCACAGGTTGCAAGGAATGATCGGGAATTCCTTGAAGTCCGAATACGCCTGAATATCCTTCTCATGGCAGTAAGCCAATGGGCGGATCACCACGTTGCGACCATCGTCGGAACGCAGCTTGGGCGGCATGGCCTTGAGCGAACCGTTGAAGAACATGTTGAGAAAGAAGGTTTCGACGATGTCGTCGCGGTGATGCCCCAGCGCCATTTTGGTGGCACCGATTTCATCCGCAAAGGTGTACAAGGTGCCACGACGCAGGCGCGAGCACAGCGAGCAGGTGGTCTTGCCTTCCGG encodes:
- a CDS encoding 2-hydroxyacid dehydrogenase translates to MRTLIFSSQTYDRESFLAAQATDGLELHFQPARLTLETATLAHDYPVVCAFINDDLSAPVLERLAAGGTKLIALRSAGYNHVDLQAAQRLGIAVVRVPAYSPHAVAEHAVALILALNRHLNRAYNRTREGDFSLHGLTGFDLVGKTVGVIGTGQIGATFAKIMSGFGCKLLAYDPYPNPEVQALGAEYLSLPALLEQAQIISLHCPLTEQTRHMINRQSLATLQRGAMLINTGRGALVETPALIDALKTGQLGYLGLDVYEEEAQLFFADRSDLPLQDDVLARLLTFPNVIITAHQAFLTQEALGAIARTTLDNIAAWNAGTPQNRVEAQA
- a CDS encoding META domain-containing protein, which produces MKHLAVLSLIGSALLAGCATEPKPIEQDQSYVLEWIGERPLIDSSRLTMTLGADGRAYGNAGCNHWFAPYTLKGQTISFGPIGNTRKMCVPPLMEQEQRFLKELSKVQRWDISPIEQLRLWPAEGKPLRFWPED
- a CDS encoding TlpA disulfide reductase family protein, which codes for MARRLAAVAMFVGSLLLSGCGADLGVDQNGQKVSSERIDNHWLVINYWAEWCGPCRTEIPEFNHLSEELKDKKVSVLGVNFDNLQGDDLKNASNALGIKFTVLAQDPAERYNLPPSEALPVTYIIDDKGKMRAQLLGEQSAQGVTDKLKALRGEG
- the arsC gene encoding arsenate reductase (glutaredoxin) (This arsenate reductase requires both glutathione and glutaredoxin to convert arsenate to arsenite, after which the efflux transporter formed by ArsA and ArsB can extrude the arsenite from the cell, providing resistance.), yielding MTDLTLYHNPRCSKSRGALELLQARGLTPDIVLYLETPPDAAQLHDLLGKLGIGPRQLLRSGEDDYKALNLADPSLSDEQLIAAMASHPKLIERPILVAGDKAVIGRPPENILELLP
- the wrbA gene encoding NAD(P)H:quinone oxidoreductase, with product MSDAYILVLFYSRNGSTSEMARQIARGIEMGGMEARLRTVPAVSADCEATAPQIPENGALYATLDDLKNCSGLALGSPTRFGNMAAPLKYFLDGTSNLWLTGALVGKPASVFTSTASLHGGQETTLMSMLLPLLHHGMLVMGLPYSEAALLETTGGGTPYGASHHAGADGKRPLDRHETELCRALGQRLAKTASQLETPRG
- a CDS encoding DUF2069 domain-containing protein; translation: MAKKPKVLPPREWLEPRVRISRAASLICFLGMIALLSVYYLFIADLHGARPGVILAIELLPLLLLAPGMLLGKTRGHSWTCFVINLYFIKGALAAFDPNRWLFGVLEMLASVAVFISALLYVRWRSQLDRTP
- a CDS encoding DNA-3-methyladenine glycosylase I, with product MHDYKWLNEYCLNRFGSAKALEALLPVPHTPKQLMAFGDDRYLSTMALRVFRAGLKHSLVDAKWPAFEEVFFGFDPEKVVLMGADHLERLMQDTRIIRHLGKLKSVPRNAQLILDIAQEHGSFASFIAQWPVDDITGLWQYLAKHGNQMGGLSAPRFLRMVGKDTFIPSQDVVAALNAQNIVDRVPTSKRDQAIVQDVFNQWHAQSGRPMCQLSAMLAFTVNH
- the ttcA gene encoding tRNA 2-thiocytidine(32) synthetase TtcA, which codes for MGTLSVNQNKLQKRLRRLAGEAVTDFNMIEDGDKVMVCLSGGKDSYTMLDVLMHLQKVAPIKFEIVAVNMDQKQPGFPEHVLPAYLATLGIEYHIVEKDTYSVVKELVPEGKTTCSLCSRLRRGTLYTFADEIGATKMALGHHRDDIVETFFLNMFFNGSLKAMPPKLRSDDGRNVVIRPLAYCHEKDIQAYSDFKEFPIIPCNLCGSQENLQRQVVKEMLIEWERKTPGRTESIFRALQNVHPSQLADRNLFDFTSLRMDETAASRFVNVVNI